Proteins encoded within one genomic window of Episyrphus balteatus chromosome 1, idEpiBalt1.1, whole genome shotgun sequence:
- the LOC129907606 gene encoding uncharacterized protein LOC129907606, with protein MSECRKEIVIWQKNFFRRTMNIYEPRGPKYRCTQCNEILNTRLSIFTHSKMHLKPFCIVCGLYTQNLDQMQNHMKNFHRELVDIIPIIPKVVKDENHNETEEINSNKKILIDPPKKLKIPKAKKTCFGYNKNKSDKQHLVSRFGRCINVKIPADF; from the exons atgtctgagtgTAGAAAAGAAATTGTCATCTGGCAAAAg aatttctttCGTCGAACTATGAATATCTACGAACCACGAGGTCCCAAATATCGTTGCACCCAATGCAATGAAATACTCAACACTAGACTCAGCATATTCACTCACTCCAAGATGCATTTAAAACCATTTTGTATTGTATGTGGTTTGTACACCCAGAATCTAGATCAAATG CAAAATCATATGAAAAACTTTCATCGAGAATTGGTTGATATTATTCCAATAATTCCAAAGGTTGTAAAAGATGAAAATCATAATGAAACAGAAGAGAtaaattccaacaaaaaaatcctAATAGACCCACCGAAGAAacttaaaattccaaaagccaaGAAGACTTGTTTTGGTTATAACAAGAATAAGAGCGATAAACAACATTTGGTGTCCAGGTTTGGTCGTTGTATCAATGTCAAGATTCCAGCTGATTTTTAA
- the LOC129907605 gene encoding haloacid dehalogenase-like hydrolase domain-containing protein 2: protein MLKVARSLSLSSTGASLPKLQLFLIPFQRSFIASKTIKKMPIKAALIDLSGTMHVEDDPTPNAIEALKRLRKTGIHIKFVTNTTKESGETLYNRLAKMGFELDKQEIYSSLSATANYVKTKNLNPFYLVSADARKDFPPESSQNYDAVVVGLAPNEFHYENMNKAFRILMDNKNSQLIAVHQGKYYKRGDGLALGPGCFVKGLEYAASVNAILIGKPNQYFFESAIPDGVKADECVMIGDDPNDDCKGSLAVGMKAILVKTGKYLPDIVVDPPPTLLAENFAEAVQWIEQNK, encoded by the exons ATGTTAAAAGTCGCAAGGTCGTTGTCGTTATCATCTACTGGAGCATCTCTTCCAAAAttacaattatttttgattccatTTCAAAGATCATTTATTGCAtccaaaacaattaaaaaaatgccaaTTAAAGCTGCTCTAATTGATCTAAGTGGCACAATGCATGTTGAAGATGATCCAACACCAAATGCCATTGAAGCATTAAAAAg ACTTCGAAAGACCGGAATTCATATAAAATTCGTCACCAATACAACTAAAGAATCTGGTGAAACTCTATACAATCGTTTGGCCAAAATGGGCTTTGAACTTGATAAACAAGAAATCTATAGTTCATTAAGTGCCACAGCAAATTATGTTAAGACCAAGAATCTGAATCCTTTCTATCTTGTTAGTGCTGATGCTAGAAAAGATTTCCCACCAGAAAGTAGTCAGAATTATGATGCTGTCGTTGTAGGATTGGCACCAAATGAATTCCATTATGAGAATATGAATAAAGCATTTAg aattttgatgGACAACAAAAACAGCCAACTAATTGCTGTTCATCAAGGAAAATATTATAAACGAGGTGATGGCTTAGCTCTTGGTCCAGGTTGCTTTGTCAAAGGTCTCGAATATGCAGCTTCCGTTAATGCAATTCTCATTGGCAAACCAAATCAATATTTCTTTGAAAGTGCAATACCAGATGGGGTCAAGGCTGACGAATGCGTCATGATTGGTGAT GATCCCAATGACGATTGTAAAGGCTCTCTCGCAGTTGGAATGAAGGCAATTCTCGTCAAAACTGGAAAATATCTACCCGACATCGTTGTTGACCCACCTCCAACCTTGTTGGCTGAGAATTTCGCTGAAGCTGTTCAATggattgaacaaaataaataa